One window of Tissierellales bacterium genomic DNA carries:
- the ftsX gene encoding permease-like cell division protein FtsX: MRFRIFKNMMKQGFQGLWRNRGMGLASVGSITAVLLVLGMILILILSINNVALEVKHKFDEIQIFLDLDIDEAQRESIEEEIKNCEGVVSIDYQTKDDAMAILEKDLGEDLLEGIEENPLPESFIVKLEDVENADGVVKSVEDLEGVDEVKYYKDIISKLITSTNYIRTGGIIVVGVLLFISVFIISNTIKITVTARKEEINIMKYVGATNGYIRGPFIVEGLLLGLLGSVLSIFVVNYGYKYFFTRISEKLYLFFTIYLIPPYALTNDIIIIFTAIGVGIGVLGSLVSLKRFLNV, encoded by the coding sequence ATGAGATTCCGAATATTTAAGAATATGATGAAACAAGGTTTTCAAGGACTTTGGAGAAATAGAGGAATGGGTTTAGCTTCTGTTGGTTCTATTACAGCAGTATTATTGGTATTAGGTATGATATTAATACTTATATTAAGTATCAATAATGTAGCCCTTGAAGTAAAGCATAAATTTGATGAGATACAAATCTTTTTAGATTTGGATATAGACGAAGCCCAACGAGAGAGTATTGAAGAGGAAATTAAGAATTGTGAAGGAGTAGTTTCAATAGATTACCAAACAAAAGATGATGCTATGGCAATTCTCGAAAAAGATTTAGGAGAAGATTTATTAGAAGGAATAGAAGAAAATCCATTGCCAGAGTCTTTTATAGTAAAACTAGAAGATGTTGAAAATGCAGATGGTGTGGTAAAAAGCGTAGAGGACTTAGAAGGTGTGGATGAGGTTAAATATTACAAAGATATAATATCTAAACTTATAACGTCCACCAATTATATAAGAACAGGTGGTATAATAGTAGTAGGTGTGTTATTATTTATATCTGTATTTATTATATCTAATACAATAAAAATAACTGTAACAGCAAGGAAAGAAGAAATAAATATAATGAAATATGTGGGAGCTACTAATGGTTATATTAGGGGACCATTTATAGTAGAAGGATTATTACTTGGATTGTTAGGATCAGTTTTATCAATATTTGTTGTTAATTATGGTTATAAATATTTCTTTACAAGAATAAGTGAAAAGCTGTATCTATTTTTTACTATATATTTAATTCCACCCTATGCTTTGACAAATGATATTATCATAATATTTACAGCTATAGGGGTAGGCATAGGCGTTCTTGGTAGTTTAGTATCGCTTAAACGTTTCTTAAATGTTTAA
- the ftsE gene encoding cell division ATP-binding protein FtsE: MIKLINVTKIYDNGVRALSNVNLSIDKGEFVFLVGASGAGKSTIIKLLLKEENPTSGSVILNGKDITKVKNRKIPYIRREAGVVFQDFRLLENKTVYENIAFAMEILGTHPEEIKKRVPSVLRMVGLNDKAHCYPSQLSGGEHQRVGIARAIVNKPSILIADEPTGNLDPKTSWGIMEIIAEINRRGTTVLMATHAKNIVDDMQKRVIAVRSGRIVRDEEEGEYKHEIPNI, from the coding sequence TTGATTAAATTGATAAATGTCACTAAGATATATGATAATGGAGTTCGAGCTTTATCAAATGTGAATCTTTCCATTGATAAAGGAGAGTTTGTTTTTTTAGTAGGAGCAAGTGGAGCAGGAAAATCCACTATAATTAAGCTTCTTCTTAAAGAAGAAAATCCTACTTCAGGAAGTGTTATTTTAAATGGTAAGGATATAACTAAAGTTAAGAATAGAAAAATACCATATATAAGAAGGGAAGCAGGAGTAGTATTTCAAGATTTTAGGTTATTGGAAAATAAAACAGTTTATGAAAATATAGCATTTGCTATGGAAATATTAGGGACTCACCCTGAGGAAATAAAGAAAAGAGTTCCCAGTGTATTAAGGATGGTAGGATTAAATGATAAGGCTCATTGTTATCCAAGTCAATTATCGGGAGGAGAGCACCAAAGAGTGGGAATTGCCAGAGCAATAGTTAACAAACCTTCTATTTTAATAGCAGACGAACCTACAGGAAACTTGGATCCTAAGACCTCTTGGGGTATTATGGAGATCATAGCAGAAATAAATAGAAGAGGCACTACTGTATTGATGGCCACTCATGCAAAAAATATAGTTGATGATATGCAAAAGAGAGTTATAGCAGTAAGGTCTGGAAGAATAGTAAGAGATGAAGAAGAGGGTGAGTACAAGCATGAGATTCCGAATATTTAA
- a CDS encoding 5-formyltetrahydrofolate cyclo-ligase encodes MNSNKKTIRETMLNKRGQLSNDEIIVKSNSIAKHLYNTTYYNNSNFIMTYINFRKEVITKGIIQNSLKKGKDIGVPITVPKSRKLIVSQLKDFEKELKLGFYNILTPKKEYIREVEPSSIDLVLVPGAGFDKRGYRIGYGGGYYDTFFTTLNKDAIKIGLAFQMQIMDKVPNEDHDIPVNFIITENGLIKCYNV; translated from the coding sequence TTGAATTCTAATAAAAAAACAATTCGTGAAACCATGTTAAACAAAAGAGGTCAACTATCAAATGATGAAATAATAGTAAAAAGTAATTCTATTGCTAAACATCTTTATAATACAACTTATTATAATAACTCAAATTTCATTATGACATATATTAATTTCCGCAAAGAAGTTATTACAAAAGGTATTATACAAAATTCTTTAAAAAAAGGCAAGGATATAGGTGTACCTATTACCGTACCAAAAAGTAGAAAACTAATAGTATCACAGTTAAAAGACTTCGAAAAAGAACTAAAATTAGGCTTCTACAATATATTAACACCTAAAAAAGAATATATTAGAGAAGTGGAACCTAGTTCTATAGACCTAGTCCTAGTCCCTGGGGCTGGTTTTGATAAACGGGGATATAGAATAGGTTACGGTGGGGGTTACTATGATACATTTTTTACTACTTTAAATAAAGATGCTATCAAAATTGGCCTAGCTTTTCAAATGCAAATTATGGATAAGGTTCCAAATGAAGATCATGATATACCTGTAAATTTTATTATTACTGAAAATGGATTAATTAAGTGCTATAATGTATAA
- a CDS encoding peptidoglycan DD-metalloendopeptidase family protein — MKRKIFYSLTAMALVLIFTMGNICVADNVGNLKDKKSNVEKNIENKKSEMNKMKKQSSSLTDEIKGLDEKVTKATDELEKVEKELEGLNKEIKETKKEIEAAEKRMNEKQEEFNSRLRVMYKKGNVGYLEVLLSSVSIGDFLARKDMVQAVVNYDVDLLEYIKEQKDIVDKKEAELKSQKSSVEVAKEKAKEKKEELVAATSTKEAAMKELEKDIETIEKEYAELEKESEQISAEISSKQMAAATPSPSRGTSNRTTGGNNRGNNNVASNKPNNNTPAPTPPSGGGALAWPSSGPITSPYGPRWGSFHSGIDIGIPVGTPVHAADSGTVIIAKTGYNGGYGNYLVVDHGGGISTLYAHNSALLVGVGSKVSRGQMITRSGNSGRSTGPHLHFEVRVNGGHVNPMRYLR, encoded by the coding sequence ATGAAGCGCAAGATTTTTTATTCGTTAACTGCAATGGCTTTAGTCTTAATTTTTACAATGGGTAATATATGTGTAGCAGATAATGTAGGAAATTTAAAAGATAAGAAAAGCAATGTAGAAAAAAATATTGAAAATAAGAAAAGTGAAATGAATAAAATGAAGAAACAATCGTCTAGTTTAACAGATGAAATAAAAGGTCTAGATGAAAAAGTAACTAAAGCAACTGATGAACTAGAAAAGGTAGAAAAAGAATTAGAAGGTTTAAACAAAGAAATTAAAGAAACTAAAAAAGAGATAGAAGCCGCAGAAAAACGTATGAATGAAAAACAAGAAGAGTTTAATTCTAGATTAAGAGTTATGTATAAGAAAGGTAATGTTGGATATTTAGAAGTTCTTTTATCCTCAGTTAGTATTGGAGATTTTCTAGCTAGGAAGGATATGGTCCAAGCAGTAGTAAATTATGATGTGGACCTATTAGAATACATAAAAGAACAAAAAGATATTGTTGACAAAAAGGAAGCAGAACTCAAATCTCAAAAATCTTCTGTAGAAGTTGCTAAAGAGAAGGCTAAGGAAAAGAAAGAAGAATTAGTAGCTGCTACAAGCACAAAAGAGGCCGCTATGAAAGAATTAGAAAAAGATATTGAAACTATTGAAAAGGAATATGCAGAACTAGAAAAAGAATCTGAACAAATATCCGCAGAAATATCAAGTAAACAAATGGCTGCCGCTACTCCTTCACCCTCTAGAGGTACAAGCAATAGGACAACTGGAGGGAACAATAGAGGAAATAACAATGTAGCAAGCAATAAACCTAATAATAATACTCCTGCGCCTACACCACCAAGTGGTGGTGGAGCTCTAGCTTGGCCATCTAGTGGGCCTATAACTTCACCTTATGGACCAAGATGGGGTAGTTTCCACTCGGGGATTGATATAGGGATACCTGTAGGCACTCCAGTACATGCAGCAGATAGTGGTACTGTTATTATTGCAAAAACAGGTTACAATGGTGGCTATGGAAATTATTTAGTTGTAGACCATGGTGGTGGTATTTCAACTTTATATGCCCATAACTCTGCCCTCTTAGTAGGTGTAGGGTCTAAAGTAAGTCGTGGTCAAATGATAACAAGATCAGGAAATAGTGGTCGTTCAACAGGACCCCATTTACACTTTGAAGTTAGAGTAAATGGTGGACACGTAAACCCAATGCGTTACCTAAGGTAA